The genomic interval AATATCTCTTTACGCCATATTGCCATATTCCAATAGCATATTTTCGCACCATTTGTAAAAAGTGCCTGCGTAATAGAATCTCCCATAAATGGATAAGTTTCTTTAATATAGGCAATCGCTTTATCTAAATCTTCTATGTTATGCCCTCCTTTCGCAAAATTTTCATACGCATTTATATCTTGGTGTAAAGGCAATGGCTTGGGAATAACTATATCAATATGATGTGTTTGCAAATACGAAGTAATAAAGGTAGATTCAAGATGATATTTAGCGATAACACGACTTTGAGGAATAAAAGCTGATTTAAGGCGAGAAAAAAATGTATTTGGTGCGAAATCAAACACTCTACGATAATGAAAAAGTCCATAATAATCAGAATCTAGGTTTTTCCACGCCCAATACATTGCGGTGAGTTCGCAAAAGTAAGGGTTGAGTGAGGAGATTTCTTTATTTAAGCTATGAGTGCCCCCCCCCCCCGATAACACAATCGTCTCTAAGAAGTTCTATATCTTGTGTGCGACACATAGATTGTAAATCTTTGTGCAATGTCTTGGGTGCATTTTTCGCGCCTACTAAAATTGGCTGCAATATTTCATTTGCAATAATTGGGCTTATTCTATGATAACATACGAGAATCTTCAATAATGGAGAACGCATAACTTATCCTGTTTAAAAATTAAAAAGCATAGTATAGCTTTTTTATCTTAATTTTTCTATACTTCAATCTTTTCTACTAAGTGCAAATTAAAACCACTTAAGGCATTATACTCGCCTTTACTCCCACCACAAGAGCTAAGAAGCACAAAATCCTCAATGCCCAATCTTTTAAGAATCTGTGCACCGATGCCAAAATCTTTTATATCACCACAAGTTTTAGATGAGTTTGCATATTCAGAATGCGTATTTAAAAATACCAAATATCCCCCTTTTTCTTTCAAACACTCAATACTCTTAAGAAGAGCATTCCATTCTTGAGCATTTTGCAATAGCTCCAAATCACTTCGCACATTATGAAATCGTATAAGCGGCTTTGGTTCATTAGATGATGAGCCTTTATGAGGAAATCCAAAAACTATATGCTCACGTTCTAAATGATCTATAAAAGTAATTTTTTCACATTCTACACCCATAAATACAGCACTTTCACGCGTAATCTCGCGCAGGAGATTCTCAAAATTAAGTCGGTATTGGATAATATCTGATACATATAGAATCTTTAAATGGTGTTGAGAAGCAAAATCAAGCAAGAATTTATCCCCACGCCCAGCCATTGTGCCGTCTTTTTTCATAATCTCACAAATTACACTAATAGGCGCAACTCCTGCAAGGCGGCAAATATCTACACTTGCCTCTGTATGTCCTGTGCGCACAAGCACTCCTCCCTCTTTAGCAATAAGCGGAAAAATATGTCCGGGACGCACAAAATCGCTTGGCTTGGTATTACTCTCACACATAAGTCTAATAGTCATATCGCGTTCAAAGGCTGAAATACCTGTTTTTGCTTCTTTTGCATCAATAGAAATGGTAAAGGCTGTTTCGTGATTGCTATCGTTTTTTTGCACCATTGGAGGCAAATCAAGCTTTTGAGCAAGCTCTTGCGTGATAGATACGCAAATAAGCCCTCGTGCTTCTTGCGCCATAAAGTTGATTTTTTGAGGACTAGAGAAGATTCCCGCCATCACTAAATCACCCTCATTCTCCCTATCCTCATCGTCCATAATAATAATCATCTCGCCTTGTTTAATTGCTTCTATGGCTTCTTTGATACGTTTGTGATACATTATTAACCTTTAAATGTGCTTTTATTAAAGATTAATTATATAAAAACAAAATAAATTTCTTTGCAGAATCAATCTTAAAAAGTTTTAGGGATAAGGAAAGGGAGAGATGATAAGAATCCAAAAAGTAGATTCTCATCATTTATGTGGAAACAAGAGTATTTAGGCAAGTGTGGCTTTAAGCATCCAAATGGCTTTTTGCAATTCGCCTACTTTATCATCAGCGTATCCTTGAGTCACATTATCTCCAGCTTTTTCAGCCTCCTCTGAAAGTCCTTCAAATGCTTTGAGGAAATATTCGTAATCAGAGAGAATCGCTTTTAAAACCTCTTTTGAATTAAAGCTTGTTTTGCTTTCTTCTTTGATTTTTGCAGCCTTTAGCATATCTGCAAGGGTTACATAAGGTTTTCCACCGATTTGCAATACACGTTCTGCAACATCATCAAATACATCAGCATATTTTTCATAGATTTCTTCAGTAGCTTTATGTGTGGGATAAAAGTCCATACCTTTAACATTCCAATGAAAGTTATGCACCTTCACATAAAACACTGCTGCATCAGCTTGAATTTGTTTTAAATTATCTACAACTTTGCTCATCTTTATGTCCTTAGTCTCAAAATTTTCCCTCACTCTCCTAATATGTGGGTAAGTGAGGGAATATTAATATTCTAAGATATTGAAGTAACTTCTAAGTAAATATCTTTATAAGTAACACGTTTAACTTCCTCATATTGTGTGCTTTTATGTTTATCATTAGCGCATTCTCTCTTGACAAAGACATACAAACTCATTATAATTACGCCTCACATTTATTATTGGGGTATCGCCAAGCGGTAAGGCACCTGGTTTTGGTCCAGGCATTCAGAGGTTCGAATCCTTTTACCCCAGCCATTTCTTCATAAATTTATGAAGCTCTTTTTGTAAATTCTTTTAAAATGATGTAGCTTATCTTTCAATTTTAAGAATTTTAGAACGCGGGATAGAGCAGTCCGGTAGCTCGTTGGGCTCATAACCCAAAGGTCGGGGGTTCAAATCCCTCTCCCGCAACCAAACTTTCATAAATTTATCCCTGCTTGAAAATTGCATTAATATTATGTTAAAATGCGCACTTTATTTTACTTAAAACCCAAAAACTAGCAAAATGCGCTCATAGCTCAGCTGGATAGAGCAACGGCCTTCTAAGCCGTAGGTCAGAGGTTCGAATCCTCTTGGGCGTACCACCAAAATACCTCTTAAACAATATCCTTAATCTTAACTTTTACACAACCAAAATTTAAAATATGAGACACATTGATTTAAATAGATTCGCTTACACAATTTAATACTCTATTTAATATATTAAATACTATTTTAATTTTGATATAAATTAAAATAGTATAGTATTACAAAAAAAAAAAAAATAACCAAGTATTGTATTAATTCAAGGTTTGGTGAAATTGACTTTAAAAGGAGACACAATGAAAAATGAAAACGCAGATTCTAAAGATGCGTTGCAAGAGCTTTTTGAGAAGTATAAAAACAATGATAGTGATGAGTTAAAAGCTGGACTGATGAATTTGAGCAAAGAGGAGCAAAAAGAGTTTATCAAGCATATTTTAAACTACGAGAATGACAACTGGGACAATGGGACACTTAA from Helicobacter hepaticus ATCC 51449 carries:
- a CDS encoding DUF4422 domain-containing protein, which codes for MLSGGGGTHSLNKEISSLNPYFCELTAMYWAWKNLDSDYYGLFHYRRVFDFAPNTFFSRLKSAFIPQSRVIAKYHLESTFITSYLQTHHIDIVIPKPLPLHQDINAYENFAKGGHNIEDLDKAIAYIKETYPFMGDSITQALFTNGAKICYWNMAIWRKEIFFEYCEWLFDVLFALQEQIDYKSYDAHEARVFGFLSEWLFNVWLAYQLKTRKLNVLEVKSKLLYNKQSKFFGKVSAPDCERYYFLFIRIYKKPILPPHSHAHFTTKKLDEE
- a CDS encoding bifunctional 3,4-dihydroxy-2-butanone 4-phosphate synthase/GTP cyclohydrolase II, encoding MYHKRIKEAIEAIKQGEMIIIMDDEDRENEGDLVMAGIFSSPQKINFMAQEARGLICVSITQELAQKLDLPPMVQKNDSNHETAFTISIDAKEAKTGISAFERDMTIRLMCESNTKPSDFVRPGHIFPLIAKEGGVLVRTGHTEASVDICRLAGVAPISVICEIMKKDGTMAGRGDKFLLDFASQHHLKILYVSDIIQYRLNFENLLREITRESAVFMGVECEKITFIDHLEREHIVFGFPHKGSSSNEPKPLIRFHNVRSDLELLQNAQEWNALLKSIECLKEKGGYLVFLNTHSEYANSSKTCGDIKDFGIGAQILKRLGIEDFVLLSSCGGSKGEYNALSGFNLHLVEKIEV
- a CDS encoding Dps family protein, with protein sequence MSKVVDNLKQIQADAAVFYVKVHNFHWNVKGMDFYPTHKATEEIYEKYADVFDDVAERVLQIGGKPYVTLADMLKAAKIKEESKTSFNSKEVLKAILSDYEYFLKAFEGLSEEAEKAGDNVTQGYADDKVGELQKAIWMLKATLA